The proteins below are encoded in one region of Aquisphaera giovannonii:
- a CDS encoding mechanosensitive ion channel family protein produces MLPSTLSLIAWLGLASPSRSEEPSRPSESRPAGATTPMPRPGGSDPAPLALAYQAAPPKQRSARRATAPAAEPAAESVAEQITRLQRAIEDDEKRLAHLKGEIDDPKGEYAQAEATFDRVDKALTVARAELKGLPPGDAAKRKEAEAKVERLIKARELTKQRFDLAIEARRTSVELAANLGQKIARDRQALARLEGRPAPDAAPTRPSDAAAPSPEPAPAAPGGPAPASGGGTKPAPAAPASPAIPGLPAPPSTTGHDGAAKAEAPAASSSPATPAGPRSRPVSKELEQAEKDAQTKVEAEKEAEAAARSITERQESLERDIALEQKMLATARKRSENATEIHAALTARFRERSLAGAPRDELDPLLAKVQDSEKKLKEASDEVQESTTRLEELHAAQASLQADRIETLRKAEAARAEVKIAEAEVRRLENPFSLHNVLAWLIEHGPKILVILLAMAVAQVLSRFFTERVIRLLAHSGARGSSVEREARARTLVGVFHNAVSVAVVVGGGMMLLQESGIPIAPLLGGAAVFGLAVAFGAQNLIRDYFYGFVILLENQYKLNDVVQIGALSGQVEKITLRMTVLRDLEGRVHFVPNGQVTAVTNSTHGWSRALFEIGVAYKENVDRVMEVLASLARDLREDPLYAPMILEDATMLGVDTLGESSVVIKFFIKTRPLQQWSVKRELLRRIKNRFDELGIEIPFPHRTLYHRAEDGMPLRFADPTPARPVILQASNGHS; encoded by the coding sequence GTGCTCCCCTCGACGCTGTCGCTGATCGCCTGGCTTGGCCTCGCCTCGCCCTCGCGGAGCGAGGAGCCGTCCCGACCTTCCGAGAGCCGGCCGGCCGGCGCGACGACGCCGATGCCTCGCCCAGGGGGCTCGGATCCGGCCCCGCTCGCGCTGGCCTACCAGGCCGCCCCGCCGAAGCAACGGTCGGCCCGCCGGGCGACGGCCCCGGCCGCGGAGCCCGCCGCGGAGTCGGTCGCCGAGCAGATCACCCGGCTCCAGCGGGCGATCGAGGACGACGAGAAGCGCCTCGCCCACCTGAAGGGCGAGATCGACGACCCGAAGGGGGAGTACGCCCAGGCCGAGGCCACATTCGACCGCGTGGACAAGGCGCTCACGGTGGCCAGGGCGGAGCTGAAGGGTCTCCCGCCGGGCGACGCCGCGAAGCGGAAGGAGGCCGAGGCCAAGGTCGAGCGCCTGATCAAGGCCCGCGAGCTGACCAAGCAGCGCTTCGACCTGGCCATCGAGGCCCGGCGGACCTCGGTCGAGCTGGCCGCCAACCTCGGCCAGAAGATCGCGCGCGACCGCCAGGCGCTGGCGAGGCTCGAGGGGAGGCCCGCCCCGGACGCCGCCCCGACGAGGCCGTCCGACGCCGCGGCCCCCTCGCCCGAGCCCGCCCCCGCCGCGCCGGGGGGCCCCGCGCCGGCGTCGGGCGGCGGCACGAAACCGGCGCCCGCCGCGCCGGCCTCGCCCGCGATCCCCGGGCTCCCGGCGCCGCCCTCGACGACGGGGCACGACGGGGCCGCGAAGGCGGAGGCCCCGGCCGCGTCGTCGTCGCCCGCGACGCCCGCCGGCCCCCGCTCCAGGCCCGTCAGCAAGGAGCTGGAGCAGGCCGAGAAGGACGCCCAGACCAAGGTCGAGGCGGAGAAGGAGGCCGAGGCCGCGGCGAGGTCGATCACCGAGCGGCAGGAGAGCCTGGAGCGGGACATCGCCCTCGAGCAGAAGATGCTCGCCACCGCCCGCAAGCGGAGCGAGAACGCGACGGAGATCCACGCCGCGCTCACCGCCCGGTTCCGCGAGCGTTCGCTCGCCGGGGCGCCGCGGGATGAGCTCGACCCGCTGCTCGCCAAGGTGCAGGACTCCGAGAAGAAGCTGAAGGAAGCGTCGGACGAGGTCCAGGAGAGCACCACCCGCCTGGAGGAGCTGCACGCCGCGCAGGCGTCGCTCCAGGCCGACCGGATCGAGACGCTCCGCAAGGCGGAGGCCGCCCGCGCCGAGGTGAAGATCGCCGAGGCGGAGGTCCGGAGGCTGGAGAACCCGTTCAGCCTGCACAACGTCCTCGCCTGGCTCATCGAGCACGGGCCCAAGATCCTGGTCATCCTGCTGGCGATGGCCGTCGCCCAGGTCCTCTCCCGGTTCTTCACCGAGCGGGTCATCCGGCTGCTCGCCCACAGCGGGGCCCGCGGGTCCAGCGTCGAGCGCGAGGCGAGGGCGCGGACGCTGGTGGGGGTCTTCCACAACGCCGTCTCCGTGGCCGTCGTCGTCGGCGGCGGCATGATGCTGCTCCAGGAGTCGGGCATCCCGATCGCCCCCCTGCTCGGCGGTGCCGCCGTCTTCGGCCTGGCGGTCGCCTTCGGGGCCCAGAACCTGATCCGCGACTACTTCTACGGCTTCGTGATCCTGCTGGAGAACCAGTACAAGCTGAACGACGTCGTCCAGATCGGCGCTTTGTCCGGCCAGGTGGAGAAGATCACCCTGCGGATGACCGTCCTCCGCGACCTGGAGGGCCGCGTCCACTTCGTCCCCAACGGCCAGGTCACGGCCGTGACCAACTCCACCCACGGCTGGTCCCGGGCCCTCTTCGAGATCGGCGTCGCCTACAAGGAGAACGTGGACCGCGTCATGGAGGTCCTCGCGTCCCTCGCCCGCGACCTGCGAGAGGATCCGCTCTACGCCCCGATGATCCTCGAGGACGCGACGATGCTCGGCGTCGATACGCTGGGCGAGTCGAGCGTGGTCATCAAGTTCTTCATCAAGACCCGCCCCCTCCAGCAGTGGAGCGTCAAGCGCGAGCTCCTCCGCCGGATCAAGAATCGGTTCGACGAGCTGGGCATCGAGATCCCGTTCCCGCACCGGACCCTCTACCACCGGGCCGAGGACGGCATGCCGCTCCGCTTCGCCGACCCGACGCCCGCACGCCCCGTCATCCTCCAGGCGTCCAACGGCCACTCCTGA
- a CDS encoding DUF1553 domain-containing protein has translation MSRTTIPPALLAIALLAAPAARAADSPAIRYNRDIRPILAENCFACHGPDSASRKGDLRLDRREAAVEAGAITPGDPDGSELIARIASDDRTQLMPPASSHKTLTPQQKDLLARWIKAGAEYQAHWSLIPPVRPAPPKVKDEAWVRNPIDRFVLAKLEEAGLRPAPEADRRTLIRRLSLDLTGLPPEPAEVERFARDASPDAYARLVDHLLDSPRWGEHRARYWLDAARYADTHGYHFDNYREMYSYRDWVIDAFNRNMPFDRFTVEQLAGDLLPDRTLDQLIASGFNRCNATTNEGGTIAEENLANYTRDRTETFAQVWLGLTAGCAVCHDHKFDPLPQRDFYELSAFFNNSTQGAYDGNVKDTPPVIAVPAAADRARYQALKPRAADLKGQIERRSAQALPELEAWLKAQDRDALASLAPEGGRRLVVGLEARTGQGGRGGPKGTTPARPAFESADAGDFERDRPFAYGAWIRIDRGGQYGSVLARMDNRGGGYRGWDLWVEGDKVAAHLVHSWADDAAKVVSREGVPMKTWIHVFVTYDGSSKASGLKLYIDGRPAATDVAADTLKGTIRTGVPLKIGQRHAGQGLDAVAISDVRIHDRAIGDAEVAGIAAAGRALDLRDDPAGPRAEALRDGLLAWWTDARDARSRGLKAELARVEEELDAIRSRGTVAHVMEEKPGPATAYVLFRGEYDKRRDAVTAGTPDVLPPMPADLPRNRLGLARWLLRPENPLTARVTVNRFWQEVFGSGLVATAGDFGVSGELPSHPELLDWLAVEFRESGWDVKRLFRLIANSSAYRQAGVATPEKLEKDPQGRLLSRGPRFRLDGEVVRDYALAAGGLLSAKVGGPSVRPYQPDGVWEAVAMPESNTKSYRADAGEGLHRRSLYTFWKRSAPPASLEVFNAPSREVCTVRRERTNTPLQALVTLNDPQFVEAARGLALLALALPSADPEARVSLLAERLLARPLRPEEMAVVRASVDRLAAFYRSHPEDATKLLAVGELRPPAGVDPPTLAAWTMLANEMMNLDEVLNK, from the coding sequence ATGAGCCGCACAACCATCCCGCCGGCCCTCCTCGCGATCGCCCTGCTCGCCGCGCCCGCCGCCAGGGCGGCGGACTCGCCGGCGATCCGGTACAACCGGGACATCCGGCCGATCCTGGCGGAGAACTGCTTCGCCTGCCACGGCCCGGACAGCGCGTCGAGGAAGGGCGACCTGCGGCTGGACCGCCGCGAGGCGGCCGTCGAGGCCGGCGCGATCACGCCCGGCGACCCGGACGGCAGCGAGCTCATCGCCCGCATCGCCTCGGACGACCGCACCCAGCTGATGCCGCCCGCCTCCTCGCACAAGACGCTGACGCCCCAGCAGAAGGACCTCCTCGCGCGTTGGATCAAGGCGGGCGCGGAGTACCAGGCCCACTGGTCCCTGATCCCGCCCGTGCGGCCCGCCCCGCCGAAGGTCAAGGATGAGGCCTGGGTCCGCAACCCGATCGATCGGTTCGTCCTGGCGAAGCTCGAGGAAGCAGGACTCCGCCCCGCGCCCGAGGCCGACCGCCGCACGCTGATCCGCCGGCTCAGCCTGGACCTCACCGGGCTCCCGCCGGAGCCGGCCGAGGTCGAGCGGTTCGCCCGCGATGCGTCGCCGGACGCCTACGCGAGGCTCGTCGACCACCTGCTCGACTCCCCCCGCTGGGGCGAGCACCGCGCCCGGTACTGGCTGGACGCCGCCCGCTACGCGGACACCCACGGCTACCATTTCGACAACTACCGCGAGATGTACTCCTATCGCGACTGGGTGATCGACGCCTTCAACCGGAACATGCCCTTCGACCGCTTCACCGTCGAGCAGCTCGCCGGCGACCTGCTGCCGGATCGGACGCTCGACCAGCTCATCGCCTCCGGCTTCAACCGCTGCAACGCGACGACGAACGAGGGGGGCACGATCGCCGAGGAGAACCTGGCCAACTACACGAGGGACCGCACCGAGACCTTCGCCCAGGTCTGGCTCGGCCTGACCGCGGGCTGCGCGGTCTGCCACGACCACAAGTTCGACCCGCTCCCCCAGCGGGACTTCTACGAGCTCTCGGCGTTCTTCAACAACTCCACCCAGGGCGCGTACGACGGCAACGTCAAGGACACGCCGCCGGTCATCGCCGTGCCCGCCGCCGCCGACCGCGCCCGGTACCAGGCGCTGAAGCCCCGGGCCGCCGACCTGAAGGGACAGATCGAGAGGCGTTCGGCCCAGGCCCTCCCGGAGCTGGAGGCGTGGCTCAAGGCGCAGGACCGGGACGCCCTGGCGTCCCTGGCGCCGGAGGGGGGGCGGCGGCTCGTCGTCGGCCTCGAGGCCCGGACGGGGCAGGGGGGCCGCGGGGGGCCGAAGGGGACGACGCCCGCGCGGCCGGCCTTCGAATCGGCCGACGCCGGCGACTTCGAGCGCGACCGGCCGTTCGCCTACGGGGCCTGGATCCGCATCGATCGCGGCGGCCAGTACGGCTCGGTCCTCGCCCGCATGGACAACCGCGGCGGCGGCTACCGCGGCTGGGACCTCTGGGTCGAGGGCGACAAGGTCGCCGCGCACCTCGTCCACTCGTGGGCCGACGACGCGGCGAAGGTGGTGAGCCGCGAGGGGGTGCCGATGAAGACCTGGATCCACGTCTTCGTCACCTACGACGGCTCGTCGAAGGCGTCCGGGTTGAAGCTGTACATCGACGGCCGGCCCGCCGCCACGGACGTCGCGGCGGACACGCTGAAGGGCACCATCCGCACGGGCGTCCCGCTCAAGATCGGCCAGCGGCACGCGGGGCAGGGGCTCGACGCGGTGGCCATCAGCGACGTCCGGATCCACGACCGGGCCATCGGCGACGCCGAGGTGGCGGGCATCGCGGCGGCCGGGCGGGCGCTCGACCTGCGGGACGACCCGGCGGGCCCGCGGGCGGAGGCCCTCCGCGACGGCCTGCTCGCCTGGTGGACCGACGCGAGGGACGCCCGGTCGAGGGGGCTGAAGGCCGAGCTCGCCCGCGTCGAGGAGGAGCTGGACGCGATCCGCTCCCGCGGCACGGTCGCGCACGTGATGGAGGAGAAGCCGGGCCCGGCGACGGCGTACGTGCTCTTCCGCGGCGAGTACGACAAGCGCCGGGACGCCGTGACGGCGGGCACGCCGGACGTCCTGCCGCCGATGCCCGCGGACCTGCCCAGGAACCGGCTGGGCCTGGCGCGTTGGCTGCTCCGGCCGGAGAACCCGCTCACCGCGAGGGTCACCGTCAACCGGTTCTGGCAGGAGGTCTTCGGCTCCGGGCTCGTGGCCACGGCCGGGGACTTCGGGGTCAGCGGCGAGCTCCCCTCGCATCCCGAGCTGCTCGACTGGCTGGCCGTCGAGTTCCGCGAGTCGGGCTGGGACGTCAAGCGGCTCTTCCGGCTGATCGCGAACTCCTCCGCCTATCGCCAGGCGGGCGTGGCGACGCCGGAGAAGCTGGAGAAGGACCCGCAGGGCCGCCTGCTCTCGCGCGGGCCGCGGTTCCGGCTCGACGGCGAGGTCGTGCGCGACTACGCCCTGGCCGCGGGGGGGCTGCTCTCGGCGAAGGTCGGCGGGCCGAGCGTCCGGCCGTACCAGCCCGACGGGGTCTGGGAGGCCGTCGCCATGCCGGAGAGCAACACGAAGTCCTACCGGGCCGACGCCGGCGAGGGGCTGCATCGCCGCAGCCTGTACACGTTCTGGAAGCGGAGCGCGCCGCCGGCCTCGCTGGAGGTCTTCAACGCCCCCAGCCGCGAGGTCTGCACGGTCCGCCGCGAGCGCACCAACACGCCGCTCCAGGCGCTCGTCACGCTCAACGACCCGCAGTTCGTGGAGGCGGCCCGGGGCCTGGCCCTGCTCGCCCTGGCGCTGCCGTCGGCCGACCCGGAGGCCCGCGTCTCGCTGCTCGCCGAACGGCTCCTGGCCCGCCCGCTGCGGCCCGAGGAGATGGCCGTCGTGAGGGCCTCGGTCGATCGCCTCGCCGCGTTCTACCGGTCGCACCCGGAGGACGCGACGAAGCTCCTGGCCGTGGGCGAGCTGAGGCCGCCCGCCGGCGTCGACCCTCCGACCCTCGCCGCCTGGACGATGCTGGCCAACGAGATGATGAACCTGGATGAAGTGCTCAACAAGTGA
- a CDS encoding DUF1501 domain-containing protein, with amino-acid sequence MNPLHDYLRMETRRQLLGRGVNAVGWGALAALLGRDGLAAMGASAGSTSAVPDRAAAARTHFPPKAKHVIYLHMVGGPSQMDLFDHKPQMDRWYDKDLPDSVRQGQRLTTMTSGQKRFPIAPSKYKFAQHGECGMWMTELLPYTSRMVDDLCFIRSMHTEAINHEPAITFIQTGNQVTGRPCLGSWASYGLGSLNDSLPTFVVLVAKPTNTEQLQAISGRLWSSGYLPGEHAGVSFRSGGEPILFINNPPGVPGEVRRNTLDGLRALNEMNAKVVGDPETHTRIEQYELAFRMQSSVPELTDLTREPASTYAFYGEQARRPGSFAHSALLARRMVERGVRFVQIYHNNWDHHANVGGRMPSQCRDVDQACWGLVQDLKARGLLDETLVIWGGEFGRTIYSQGGLSHDNYGRDHHPRCFTMWMAGGGARGGAIHGETDDFSYNIVKDPVHVRDFHATILHLLGFDHSRFTFRYQGLDQKLTGVEPAHVVKQLLA; translated from the coding sequence ATGAACCCCCTGCACGACTACCTCCGGATGGAGACCCGCCGCCAGCTCCTGGGCCGGGGGGTGAACGCCGTCGGCTGGGGCGCGCTCGCCGCCCTGCTCGGCCGCGACGGCCTCGCCGCGATGGGGGCGTCCGCGGGGTCGACCTCGGCCGTGCCCGACCGCGCGGCCGCGGCGAGGACGCACTTCCCGCCGAAGGCGAAGCACGTCATCTACCTGCACATGGTCGGCGGGCCGTCGCAGATGGACCTGTTCGACCACAAGCCGCAGATGGACCGCTGGTACGACAAGGACCTGCCGGACTCGGTCCGCCAGGGCCAGCGGCTCACGACGATGACCTCGGGCCAGAAGCGGTTCCCGATCGCCCCGTCCAAGTACAAGTTCGCGCAGCACGGCGAGTGCGGCATGTGGATGACCGAGCTGCTGCCGTACACGTCGCGGATGGTCGACGACCTGTGCTTCATCCGGAGCATGCACACCGAGGCCATCAACCACGAGCCGGCCATCACGTTCATCCAGACGGGCAACCAGGTGACCGGCCGGCCCTGCCTGGGCTCGTGGGCCAGCTACGGGCTGGGCTCGCTCAACGACAGCCTGCCGACGTTCGTCGTCCTGGTGGCGAAGCCGACGAACACGGAGCAGCTCCAGGCGATCTCCGGGCGGCTCTGGTCCTCCGGCTACCTCCCGGGCGAGCACGCCGGCGTCTCGTTCCGCAGCGGCGGCGAGCCGATCCTCTTCATCAACAACCCGCCGGGCGTGCCGGGCGAGGTCCGCCGGAATACGCTGGACGGCCTCCGCGCCCTCAACGAGATGAACGCGAAGGTCGTGGGCGACCCCGAGACGCACACCCGGATCGAGCAGTACGAGCTGGCCTTCCGGATGCAGTCCTCGGTCCCCGAGCTGACGGACCTCACGCGCGAGCCGGCCTCCACGTACGCCTTCTACGGGGAGCAGGCCCGCAGGCCCGGCTCCTTCGCCCACTCCGCCCTGCTGGCGCGGCGGATGGTCGAGCGCGGCGTGCGGTTCGTCCAGATCTATCACAACAACTGGGACCACCACGCCAACGTCGGCGGCCGGATGCCCTCCCAGTGCAGGGACGTGGACCAGGCCTGCTGGGGCCTGGTCCAGGACCTGAAGGCGCGCGGCCTGCTGGACGAGACGCTCGTCATCTGGGGCGGCGAGTTCGGCCGGACGATCTACTCGCAGGGCGGCCTCTCCCACGACAACTACGGCCGCGACCATCACCCGCGCTGCTTCACCATGTGGATGGCCGGCGGCGGGGCCAGGGGCGGGGCGATCCACGGGGAGACGGACGACTTCTCCTACAACATCGTCAAGGACCCCGTCCACGTCCGCGACTTCCACGCGACGATCCTGCACCTGCTGGGCTTCGACCACAGCCGCTTCACCTTCCGCTACCAGGGCCTGGACCAGAAGCTCACCGGCGTGGAGCCGGCCCACGTCGTGAAGCAATTGCTGGCCTGA
- a CDS encoding SRPBCC family protein — MTTTHLSPRPAYPGSRQLPRSRSAIDPEAVSGRGDGGERLAKALGWFSIGLGLASLAAPRGIARLIGARGDHADETILRLVGLQEVACGIGILATRKPTGWLWARVAGDAVHLSLLSGAMASGPEDPNRMAAATAAIAGITVLDAGNALQLGRSRRPARRAASEVIKSVTINRPAEELYRFWRDFRNLPRIMSHLESVEVEGETRSRWTAKAPAGMTVQWDAEITKDVPNQLIGWESVGGRVDTRGSVRFAPAPGGRGTEVHVRMWVDPPGGALGLWFAWLFGESPDQQVSDDLRHFKQVMETGEVVLSSGGFDGTHIAQRPAQPPGSIPAR, encoded by the coding sequence ATGACGACGACGCACCTCAGCCCCAGGCCGGCGTACCCCGGCTCGCGACAGCTCCCGCGCTCTCGGTCCGCGATCGATCCGGAGGCCGTGTCCGGCCGGGGAGACGGCGGCGAACGGCTCGCGAAGGCCCTCGGCTGGTTCAGCATCGGGCTGGGCCTCGCGTCGCTCGCGGCGCCCCGCGGCATCGCGAGGCTCATCGGGGCCCGCGGCGACCACGCCGATGAGACCATCCTCCGGCTCGTGGGCCTCCAGGAGGTGGCCTGCGGGATTGGCATCCTCGCCACGCGGAAGCCGACGGGCTGGCTCTGGGCCCGCGTCGCGGGCGACGCCGTGCACCTGTCCCTCCTGTCCGGCGCGATGGCCTCCGGGCCGGAGGACCCGAACCGGATGGCGGCCGCCACGGCGGCCATCGCCGGCATCACCGTGCTGGACGCCGGCAACGCCCTCCAGCTCGGCCGGAGCCGCCGGCCCGCGAGGCGGGCCGCGAGCGAGGTCATCAAGTCGGTCACGATCAACCGCCCCGCGGAGGAGCTCTACCGCTTCTGGCGCGACTTCCGCAACCTGCCGCGGATCATGTCCCACCTGGAGTCCGTCGAGGTCGAGGGCGAGACGCGTTCCCGATGGACGGCCAAGGCCCCGGCCGGCATGACGGTCCAGTGGGACGCCGAGATCACCAAGGACGTGCCCAACCAGCTCATCGGCTGGGAGTCGGTCGGCGGCCGGGTGGACACCCGCGGCTCGGTCCGATTCGCGCCGGCGCCGGGCGGGCGGGGCACGGAGGTCCACGTCCGGATGTGGGTGGACCCGCCGGGCGGTGCCCTCGGCCTCTGGTTCGCCTGGCTCTTCGGCGAGTCCCCCGACCAGCAGGTGTCCGACGACCTCCGCCACTTCAAGCAGGTCATGGAGACGGGCGAGGTCGTCCTCTCCTCGGGCGGCTTCGACGGGACGCATATCGCCCAGCGCCCCGCGCAGCCGCCGGGGTCGATCCCGGCGCGATGA
- a CDS encoding sugar phosphate isomerase/epimerase family protein produces the protein MSKSIADGRTSRRSFLGGVASLAGCVALPRVAIGGEGSRPNSVFGGVHVGCNTYSYRGERETAEDTLRALLEDGLSEVELKAGPIRSFAGMPAAPKSGDKPTRPKDAQRHAQLARCVELRKMYNDAGVNIHIHKLEFGPTDEDIDFSFEVAKVLGCKAITTERSDRMVRRLAPFAEKHKVWVAFHNHTDNTPTIEDIDPLMQAGDYVGFNFDIGHYVAGTKGKSPIPVIEKYHDKIISLHLKDRNAAGGNLPWGEGETPIREVLQLVKKERWPIYADIELEYRVPKGSTAVKEVAKCVAYCREALA, from the coding sequence ATGTCGAAGAGCATCGCGGACGGTCGGACGAGCCGGCGGTCCTTCCTCGGCGGCGTGGCGTCCCTGGCGGGATGTGTGGCGCTGCCTCGCGTCGCGATCGGGGGCGAAGGCTCGAGGCCGAACTCGGTATTCGGCGGCGTGCACGTCGGCTGCAACACGTACAGCTACCGAGGCGAGCGGGAGACGGCCGAGGACACGCTCAGGGCCCTGCTCGAGGACGGCCTGAGCGAGGTCGAGCTGAAGGCCGGGCCGATCCGGTCCTTCGCCGGCATGCCCGCCGCGCCGAAGTCCGGCGATAAGCCCACGCGGCCCAAGGACGCCCAGCGGCACGCGCAACTGGCCCGGTGCGTCGAGCTGAGGAAGATGTACAACGACGCGGGCGTGAACATCCACATCCACAAGCTCGAGTTCGGCCCGACCGACGAGGACATCGACTTCAGCTTCGAGGTCGCGAAGGTCCTGGGCTGCAAGGCGATCACCACCGAGCGCAGCGACCGGATGGTCAGGCGGCTCGCGCCGTTCGCCGAGAAGCACAAGGTCTGGGTCGCCTTCCACAACCACACCGACAACACGCCGACGATCGAGGACATCGACCCGCTGATGCAGGCCGGCGACTACGTCGGCTTCAACTTCGACATCGGCCACTACGTCGCCGGCACGAAGGGCAAGTCGCCGATCCCGGTCATCGAGAAGTATCACGACAAGATCATCAGCCTGCACCTGAAGGACCGCAACGCCGCCGGCGGCAACCTCCCCTGGGGCGAGGGCGAGACGCCGATCAGGGAGGTGCTGCAGCTCGTCAAGAAGGAGCGGTGGCCGATCTACGCCGACATCGAGCTGGAGTACCGCGTCCCGAAGGGTTCGACCGCGGTGAAGGAAGTGGCGAAGTGCGTCGCGTACTGCCGGGAGGCGCTCGCCTGA
- a CDS encoding zinc-dependent alcohol dehydrogenase, which yields MRANTFVSPGKTRVERVPDPKILNDQDAIVRITSTAICGSDLHLYNGFIPTVEPGDIFGHEFMGEVVEVGKGTRKVKKGDRVVVAFPIACGSCYQCGRQMYSCCENSNPNAWIAEKLMGHSPAGVFGYSHMMGGFAGGQAEYARVPFADVGTIKVPDGMTDEQVLFLSDIFPTGYMGAEMCDIKPGDVIAVWGCGPVGLFAMASAYLLGAERVIGIDRVEARLRVAREKVKAETINYEEHDVYRTLMEMTGGRGPDSVIDAVGMEAHGSTAMFLVDRVKQGLMLENDRPNVLRDAIMCCRSGGTVSVVGVYSGLIDKFPMGSVMNRSLRIMTGQCHVQRYMKPLLERIRKGEIDPTFLITHRANLDDAPAMYRTFRDKQDECIKVVLKP from the coding sequence ATGAGAGCGAACACGTTCGTCTCGCCCGGCAAGACGCGGGTGGAGCGGGTCCCCGACCCGAAGATCCTCAACGACCAGGACGCGATCGTGCGGATCACCTCGACCGCGATCTGCGGCTCCGACCTGCACCTCTACAACGGCTTCATCCCCACGGTCGAGCCGGGCGACATCTTCGGCCACGAGTTCATGGGCGAGGTCGTGGAGGTCGGCAAGGGGACGAGGAAGGTCAAGAAGGGCGACCGGGTGGTCGTCGCCTTCCCGATCGCCTGCGGCAGCTGCTACCAGTGCGGCCGGCAGATGTACTCGTGCTGCGAGAACTCCAACCCGAACGCCTGGATCGCCGAGAAGCTGATGGGGCACTCGCCCGCGGGCGTCTTCGGCTACTCCCACATGATGGGCGGATTCGCGGGCGGGCAGGCCGAGTACGCGCGGGTGCCGTTCGCCGACGTCGGGACGATCAAGGTGCCCGACGGAATGACCGACGAGCAGGTGCTGTTCCTCTCGGACATCTTCCCCACCGGCTACATGGGGGCGGAGATGTGCGACATCAAGCCGGGCGACGTCATCGCCGTCTGGGGCTGCGGCCCCGTCGGCCTCTTCGCCATGGCCAGCGCCTACCTCCTGGGCGCCGAGCGGGTCATCGGCATCGACCGCGTTGAGGCCCGCCTCCGCGTGGCCCGGGAGAAGGTGAAGGCCGAGACGATCAACTACGAGGAGCACGACGTCTACCGCACGCTGATGGAGATGACCGGCGGCCGCGGCCCGGACTCGGTGATCGACGCGGTGGGGATGGAGGCCCACGGCTCCACGGCGATGTTCCTGGTGGACCGCGTCAAGCAGGGCCTGATGCTGGAGAACGACCGGCCGAACGTCCTGCGCGACGCGATCATGTGCTGCCGCAGCGGCGGGACCGTCTCGGTGGTCGGCGTCTACAGCGGGCTCATCGACAAGTTCCCGATGGGCTCGGTGATGAACCGGTCGCTGCGGATCATGACCGGCCAGTGCCACGTGCAGCGCTACATGAAGCCGCTCCTGGAGCGGATCCGGAAGGGCGAGATCGACCCGACCTTCCTCATCACCCACCGCGCCAACCTCGACGACGCCCCGGCGATGTACCGGACCTTCCGGGACAAGCAGGACGAGTGCATCAAGGTCGTCCTGAAGCCGTAA